From Aptenodytes patagonicus chromosome 1, bAptPat1.pri.cur, whole genome shotgun sequence, one genomic window encodes:
- the DRAM1 gene encoding DNA damage-regulated autophagy modulator protein 1 isoform X1, with product MPGAGQPPAMLCCMPGVAFVPALLVSWSSAAFIVSYVIAVLAGHVEPLVPYISDTGTKPPESGIFGFMINISALLGVITMYIRYLLIEKQNESSHFVRSSCNIFSLCIGLMGCIGMGIVATFQELSVPSVHDIGALVAFGSGVVYITLQSIISYKSCPQWNTYFVCHIRMAISVISCIAFIPMIVFASQISMTKIDWTPGEKDYTYHFVSAICEWTVAFGFIFFFLTFIRDFQRVSLRISTEIHEDS from the exons ATGCCCGGGGCAGGACAGCCGCCGGCGATGCTGTGCTGCATGCCCGGCGTGGCTTTCGTCCCCGCTTTGCTCGTCAGCTGGTCCTCGGCCGCCTTCATCGTCTCCTACGTGATCGCCGTGCTGGCGGGCCACGTCGAGCCCCTCGTCCCCTACATCAG TGACACTGGAACTAAACCTCCAGAGAGCGGTATCTTTGGTTTTATGATTAATATTTCAGCACTTTTAG gtgtAATTACAATGTACATCAGATATTTATTAATAGAGAAGCAAAATGAGTCATCGCACTTTGTTAGGTCTTCGTGCAACATATTTTCATTATGTATTGGATTGATGGGCTGTATTGGAATGGGCATAGTTGCAACTTTTCAG GAGCTGTCTGTTCCCAGTGTCCATGACATAGGAGCTTTGGTGGCATTTGGCTCGGGTGTTGTATACATTACACTTCAGTCTATAATCTCTTACAAGTCCTGTCCACAATGGAACACTTACTTTGTGTGTCACATAAGGATGGCCATATCTGTAATATCATGCATTGCTTTCATTCCCA TGATTGTGTTTGCTTCACAAATTTCCATGACAAAAATTGACTGGACACCAGGTGAAAAG GATTATACTTATCATTTTGTGAGTGCGATCTGTGAATGGACAGTGGCCTTtggttttatctttttctttttaacattcaTCAGAGATTTTCAG agagTTTCTTTAAGGATATCAACAGAAATACATGAAGACTCCTGA
- the DRAM1 gene encoding DNA damage-regulated autophagy modulator protein 1 isoform X2, with protein MPGAGQPPAMLCCMPGVAFVPALLVSWSSAAFIVSYVIAVLAGHVEPLVPYISDTGTKPPESGIFGFMINISALLGVITMYIRYLLIEKQNESSHFVRSSCNIFSLCIGLMGCIGMGIVATFQELSVPSVHDIGALVAFGSGVVYITLQSIISYKSCPQWNTYFVCHIRMAISVISCIAFIPMIVFASQISMTKIDWTPGEKDYTYHFVSAICEWTVAFGFIFFFLTFIRDFQEA; from the exons ATGCCCGGGGCAGGACAGCCGCCGGCGATGCTGTGCTGCATGCCCGGCGTGGCTTTCGTCCCCGCTTTGCTCGTCAGCTGGTCCTCGGCCGCCTTCATCGTCTCCTACGTGATCGCCGTGCTGGCGGGCCACGTCGAGCCCCTCGTCCCCTACATCAG TGACACTGGAACTAAACCTCCAGAGAGCGGTATCTTTGGTTTTATGATTAATATTTCAGCACTTTTAG gtgtAATTACAATGTACATCAGATATTTATTAATAGAGAAGCAAAATGAGTCATCGCACTTTGTTAGGTCTTCGTGCAACATATTTTCATTATGTATTGGATTGATGGGCTGTATTGGAATGGGCATAGTTGCAACTTTTCAG GAGCTGTCTGTTCCCAGTGTCCATGACATAGGAGCTTTGGTGGCATTTGGCTCGGGTGTTGTATACATTACACTTCAGTCTATAATCTCTTACAAGTCCTGTCCACAATGGAACACTTACTTTGTGTGTCACATAAGGATGGCCATATCTGTAATATCATGCATTGCTTTCATTCCCA TGATTGTGTTTGCTTCACAAATTTCCATGACAAAAATTGACTGGACACCAGGTGAAAAG GATTATACTTATCATTTTGTGAGTGCGATCTGTGAATGGACAGTGGCCTTtggttttatctttttctttttaacattcaTCAGAGATTTTCAG